In Miscanthus floridulus cultivar M001 chromosome 8, ASM1932011v1, whole genome shotgun sequence, the sequence TCCAGTATTCTGAAACAGGAGCTAATATTACCCTCTTCTTGCAACCAAGTATCCAGAAACCAAAATACCCACTTCCAGCATGGACTAACTTACAGTTACAGAATGTTTTCTCGGGTATAACTTAGTAATCAGGGGAGAAGTTAGTAATTATTTTATTTCTGGAAGAAACGTGTAATGGCTCCAAGCCATATAAGTCTCGCAAGAGAACTGTAAAATATAAGAACCAACAGAATAAAGGAAAATTACCTGGAGAAGATCCAGTAAACTGCTTTGCTGATTTAAAATCTGAAGGAGCTGCGTCCTTATTTCTGACAAGCTCTCATCCTTGTGAACTGCATACCTTTCCGATCCACCTTCAATTTCTGAAATCTCTTCCAAATTACCACCGCCCTCATACGGAACAACTCGTGACCCTGCTTTGTGTCCAGCCAGCTTGGCCGACCTATCCTCGCTGCCTTGGAAGAGTGTCCTCCTAACCTCCAGTCTGTCTCTCACATTGCCTCCTTTCAGCAGCTTCTCCTCCGTCACCACTTTGATTGGGGTAGCATCCGGGGCAACAGCAATCTCAACCTTGTAGTCACAATTATTTGCTTGGCGAACTTTGCGATATGAAGGCGGTGACAGCTTCTTGTTCCTGATGGATGAAGGACTATTTGTTTTGGTGACACTGGGTGACACATCAGGCGGAGATGATCTGCTCACAGGTAATCTGCTCCTCCTTGTTGCTGATGGAACTGAGTTTGAGCCCAGCGAAGCAGCCGGATATCGCCCATCACTTGCACTCCCTAATTAGTTACAAGATAAATTATATGCAAAAAAGAAATAGGTGTAGCATTTTACCCAACTATTCATCAATATTTTATTAAGTATAAACAACAAGAGACTCTTATGTGGCTCTTTACCTCTTGCAAGGTATACAACAATAAATTTACCAGATCTGTACATGCGGAACTAGTAGCAAGTAGCCAAGTACAGCTAAAACTACAAAGGGAATGCCCCTCCTCACCTGTAAGAGAAGATCTTCGTTGTGACTGGGACGCTGGTGGCGGAGCGGAGGAGCACTCGTCCTCTTCAGCACCCGGGATCTCCTTCCACGCCTCAATCATCCGGTTCATCGACTCTCGCACAATCTTGACCTGCATTGAAGCATTTTGATACTCAGCCCCACAGTCAGATCCAAAAAAACGACAACCGTAAGATCCGAACCAAATTGATGACCGACCTTGTCAAACCTTCTGGCCTCGAAGAAGGTAACGCAAGAGGATTTGTAGGTCGTGAGAAGATCCGTGTGCTCTAGGGCCAATGCAGCTAGCGCCTCCGCCGCGGCCTTCCTCGCTGCCCAGTCATCGCTAGCGATTGCATCGCGGAGGCACGGGATGGAGGCGGTGACTTCGgcatcgccggccatggccgcGGAGGCGCCGATGAGGGTGATGAGCGCGGGCTTGGCCTTGAAGGCATTGCTGCGAAGTAACTTGAGGAGGCGCGGTTGGAGCTTGTGGAGGTAGGAAGCGAggtcggcggtggcggcggacgCCTCGACGGCGGCGGCCGTGGCGAGCGCGGCCGCCAGCTGCGCGCACTGGTCCTGCTCGTGGAGGAGCGCGTCCGTGAGGGGCCGGAGCGCGGcggaggccgaggccgaggccgccgccgcggcgcgcgcGGTGTCGACGAGCGCGGCGCGGACGGAGGAGTCCTGGTCTCGGACGCGGCGGAGCGCGGCGGCGAGGATGCGCGGGACGAGCGGGGCCACGGCGTCGCGAGGGTGGGACGCCGCGACAAGCGCCAGGGCGCGCAGCGTGTGACGGCGGAGCGGGGTCTTGTCGGTGGGCCGCGCGTCCGAGACGACCGAGACGAAGGCCGGGAGCTCGTCCGGCTCGAGCGCGCGCGCGATGGCCTCGAGCTCGGCGGCCGCCATGGCCTCTGTGTCGCGGTCGGAAAGCTTGAGGAGGCAACGGTTCACGCGCTGCTTCAGCGGCTCGCGCCGCGCTGTGGTGCCCATGGCTGGCGCGAGAGCCACGAGCGGTGCCGCCGTGTTGTTGCTCCGCTAGTTATTGTCTTCCGCCCGGGCCGGGAGGCCGGGAGGGAGCTGGGAGGTAGCACCGCGGTGTGGAGTGTAGCTGCCTAGGCTGCTGGTGAACTCTAGGCAATCTCAACGACAACCCCAAAATACAATACACAATCGTCCTTTGATAACGCTACAAGCAAAAGCAAAAGGTTAATCTACTGTATTCGATATCTTCTCTAACAACACGACTTATTGAGAATTTTTTCTGTAAATAGATTTTCAGTTGGGAGAATACCCTAATTTAGATTATGCCTCTCAGATAACCCAAAATAAAAAATAACTGATACTTGGGTGGAGGCTAATTTTAGATGTCTTTCTAGCTATTTTGGGTTTGGATACCCCATATGTCAATCTAGGCACAAAAACCCGAGAGCCGAGAACCAAACCAAACTAATCGGAACCAAAATAGAAGTAACCGAAAACGAAATATCCGGTCCCAGGTTCGGTTCCAGGTTCCCAGGAACCGAAATTATTACGGTTAATTCAGTTCCAGCACTCGTTAACCGTATTGACCTGAAATGATCGAACTATGTAAAGACCCCTAGAATGCAGGCTTGAATATTGCTCTATACTTGAATATTTGAGAGAACAATAACATATATGTGTCGTATTGTTGTTTTGTGCTGCATTATTGTTTAAATTGTCCCTTTTGATTGCATGAAAATCAGGCAAAATGCTGCCGAAATTTACAATTGAATGAGTTCTTTCTTGGTTCCTGAAAAATTCGGTTTCATCGGttagaaccgaaaccgaaccgaataaCCCGAAACTGAAAATCATCGGTTCTGTATTTTCAAAGTAACCGATCGGTTCTTCTTCTCAACTAACTAAATTAGCTGAAGAACCAAAAAAAACCAAACCGATCTATTTCGGTTAACCGACGCCTGACCCATGTGCGCTCTTTGATGGAGACAGTCACGTTAGGTGCCAGTGCCGGACCCGGGTCCGGTTCTCGGGGCTAGGAAGACTGCTGCGCGCGTTTATTTATGCGCttcgttttttttgttttcttgccttttttttttactttcccTTTTCTTTATGTGACTGACATGGAAGAGCTGAACAGCAGCTTTGTAGCCAGGTATCAACCTCAGCAAACTACCAGCTCATACGTAAATACTTCCTCCCTCCCGAAATAAATCCATTTCTAGCTATGTAACCTATACGCTCAAAATTCTCCCTCCTTTCTAGAAAGAATATAATTCT encodes:
- the LOC136474758 gene encoding TORTIFOLIA1-like protein 3 translates to MGTTARREPLKQRVNRCLLKLSDRDTEAMAAAELEAIARALEPDELPAFVSVVSDARPTDKTPLRRHTLRALALVAASHPRDAVAPLVPRILAAALRRVRDQDSSVRAALVDTARAAAAASASASAALRPLTDALLHEQDQCAQLAAALATAAAVEASAATADLASYLHKLQPRLLKLLRSNAFKAKPALITLIGASAAMAGDAEVTASIPCLRDAIASDDWAARKAAAEALAALALEHTDLLTTYKSSCVTFFEARRFDKVKIVRESMNRMIEAWKEIPGAEEDECSSAPPPASQSQRRSSLTGSASDGRYPAASLGSNSVPSATRRSRLPVSRSSPPDVSPSVTKTNSPSSIRNKKLSPPSYRKVRQANNCDYKVEIAVAPDATPIKVVTEEKLLKGGNVRDRLEVRRTLFQGSEDRSAKLAGHKAGSRVVPYEGGGNLEEISEIEGGSERYAVHKDESLSEIRTQLLQILNQQSSLLDLLQKFMGKSENGMNSLETRVHGLEMALDEISRDLAFSSGRMSNREPDVKTCCILSPKFWRRHNGGRSSSRFSASDPANSSDESRTSYKWERQKFGLQGGFVTNPLAEPNISSVGKTMVTQEGRKKDTTLQKSRMG